The sequence CTTTATCTGAGTTTCTTCCGGCTCCTTCTGCAATGTTTGAAGGAACAGAAACAGACGATCTTCTCATTTGAGAAGTTAAACCATATTTCTCTTCAGTCGGAAACTTATCAGTTGCTTTGTAAATTGTAACAGCCAAATTAATTCCTTTTTTCCAAATATTTAGTTCTTTTAAATTATGCATATTTTATCTTTTGATAGTGAGATTTTACTTATATCTAGATTTAAGACTTTTAGATGATTAGTTTTTGAAGTCTCCTTAATTTCTATTGTCTAAAATCTATTGTCTTATATTTAATTCCGTAAAATTTTACCTTTAGTTATCAAACTTTGCATTCTTTCAAGCGTTTTCTTTTGCATACATAGCTCAATAAATGCTTTTCGTTCAAGTTCTAACAAATATTTTTCCGTAACTTCAGTCATGGGTTGAGAAATATCACCTCCTGCCATAACATAGCCGAGTTTTTCAGCAATTAATTTGTCGTGTTCAGACATGTAACCGCCTACGGTAAAACTGTCTGCTCCTACGAGATACATTCCGTGTACTTCTTTTCCGAGAACTTTTACATTTGTTCTTGGTGCAGGTTGCGTATATCCTTTTTCTACCATTTGCAATGCAACTTTTTTAGCATAAGGAAGTTGATCAATATCGCTGACAATAACTTCATCGATTCCTTCACGTAAGTAACCTAAATCAAATGCTTCGTAAGCTGATGTTGAAACTTTTGCTTGTCCGATAGTCAGGTAGCGGTTAAGATATGCATTGTTCCGAATATCTCCTTCTTTTATTTCATCTCCGAGACGAAGGGCAAATTCTTTTGTTCCGCCACCGCCGGGGATAACGCCTACTCCAAATTCAACAAGTCCCATGTAAGTTTCTGCGTGAGCAATTACTTTGTCAGAGTGCATGGAAAGTTCGCACCCGCCGCCGAGTGCCATACCGTGCGGACAGGCAATGACCGGAATTGATGAATAACGCAAACGCATCATTGTATTTTGGAACATTTGAACGGAATAATTTAGTTCGTCCCATTCTTGCTCCACAGCCATCATAAATATCATACCGACATTTGCTCCGGCTGAAAAATGATCGGCTTCGTTTGAAATAACTACGGCTTTATAATCAGCTTCTGCTAAATCAATTGCTTTGTTTAATGCTTGTAGAGTTCCGCCGCCTATTACATTCATTTTAGAATGAAATTCAACATTAAGAACGCCGTCACCTATATCAAAAACAGTTGCTTCTTCGTTTGTATAAACAACATTTGTTTCTCGTAAAATATCGAGTGAAATCAGATCTTCACTACCCGGAATTACTTTGTATGATTTAGACGGAATATCATAATATAATTTTTGTCCGCCTTCAACTTTGTAGAACGATTTTGCACCGCTGTCAAGCATGTCATAAACCCATTTTGCAGGTTTTCTGCCGATTTCTTCCATTGCTTTTACGGTTTCTTCAACGCCGACTGCATCCCAAGTTTTAAATGGCCCGAGTTTCCAACCGAAACCGGCATTAAGAGCATCATCAATTTTATACAATGCATCGGTAATTTCGGGAATACGATTTGATGAATACCAAAACAGAGCATAAAAACTGTCTCGCATGAATTCTCCTACTTTGTCTTTGTCAGCCATGAAAATTTTTACACGTTTTCCTATATCTTCCACGCCTTTTGTTTTTTCAAAAACTTTAAATTTAGGTCGTGCATCAACGGTATATTCCATTGTCTCAAAATCGAGAGTCGGAAATGTTTTTTTACCGTCAACCATCACTTTTGTTGAAAAACCTTTTTTAGATTTTGAACCGAGCCAACCTTCTTTCAGCATTTTCTCAACATAATCCGGAATTTGGAAAAACTCGTTTCCTTCATCCTTTGTACTGTCTTTTATACCGTTTGCAACATGAACCAAAGTGTCTAAACCAACAATATCAGCCGTTCTGAAGGTTGCTGATTTTGCACGACCGATGATAGTTCCTGTAAGTTTATCCATTTCAGTAATATTTAAACCGTAGTTTTTCACATTATTGAAAAGATACATGATTGAGAATGTTCCGATACGGTTAGCAATAAATGCCGGTGTATCTTTTGCATGAACAGTTGTTTTTCCCAGGAATCTGCGAGCATAATCGCCTAAAAATTCAATTACTTCAGGATCTGTTTTTGTTGACGGTATGATTTCAAAAAGTTTTAAATACCTCGGCGGATTAAAGAAATGTGTTCCGCAGAAATGTTTTTGAAAATCTTCGCTTCGCCCTTCGAGCATTTGTTCAATAGAAATACCGGAAGTATTTGTTGTAATCAACGTTCCTTTTTTTCGATATTTCTCTACATTTGCAAAAACTTGTTGCTTGATGTCCAGTCTTTCAATTACAACTTCAATTACCCAGTCGCAATTTGAGATGTCTTTTAAATCGTCATCAAAATTACCCGTGGTAATACGTTTTGCAAATTCTTGTCTGTAAATTGGTGTGGGTTTTGATTTTAACGATGCTTTTAATGCATCGTTAACAATGCGGTTTCGCACTGCTTTGGTTTCAAGTGTCAGACCTTTAGCTTTTTCAGCATCTGTCAATTCACGAGGAACGATGTCGATTAGTAATACTTCGAGACCGATATTCGCAAGATGACAAGCGATACCGGAACCCATTACTCCGGAACCGAGCACTGCCACTTTTTTAATTCTTCTTGCCATGATGTATAAATATTAGTATTTAGATATTTGATTTGTTTTGTTTAATATTTGCAGGGTTTTCCTGATAAGCTATATTGTTAATTGTATCTATAACCTTATAAAATATCTTCAAGTCATTTTTTGAAACGTTTTCAAAAACTTTTTTGTTAAAATCAATCAGTATTTTTTTTACAAACTTTCTTTTTTCAATTCCGCAATTTGTAAGAAATATCTTCATAATTCTTTTATCATGCAGGTCTACTTCTTTTCGTATAAAGTCTTGGTCTTCCATTTTCTTTAATACTCGGCTTAAACTTGTCGGTTCCATTCCGAGCCTTGCAGCTATTTGAGTTGCCGGAGTGCCTTCTCTGTCAATGTTTACAAGTATATATGCAACTGTTTGAGAGGTGTCGTGCTGAGAAGCTATTCGGTTGTACATCTTTGTGAGGGAGTGCCATGTTCCTTTGATGTGAAAGTCTATTGTATCTTTTAAGTTCATAAAACAATATTATGCATGCATTGCAAATTTACAAATAAAATCTTATGCATGCAAGGTATTATTTGTTTTTTTTTAATCTTTGTTTTGCTGTCTTTTTAAATTAAATCTTTTTCTTTGTTGAAAAGTCTGATTTATGATAAGCATAAGTGATTTGAATATTAATTTTAAGAATGAAATTGTTTTTAAACATTTTTCGCTAAATGTTAATAAAGGAGAAAAGATTGCTGTTACCGGCAAATCAGGAAAGGGAAAAACCACTTTATTAAATTTACTTGCAGGCTTTATTCCATATTTTGAGGGCGAAATAAAAATTAAAGGAATTTCTTTAAAACCTGAAAATATTTCTGAAATTAGAAAGCATATTGCGTGGCTTCCGCAAGATACATTTTTGAATTTAAAAACAGCAGAAGAACTTCTATATGCACCTTTTGAGTTTCTGTTAAACAAAGAAAAAAAACCTTCAGGAAAAGAAATTTTAGACATCTTTAATGAATTTGATTTGCAAGAAGAACTACTAACAAAAAAAATTAAAGAAATTTCAGGAGGACAAAAACAACGAATTATTCTTGCAAGTTGCTTGTTGTTAAAAAAGCCTTTGCTGCTTATTGATGAACCGACATCGGCATTAGATGATAAAATAAAAAGGAAAGTAACAGATTTTATTCTAAACAAAAAAGAGATAACTGTAATAGCGGCAACTCATGATGATTATTGGATTAAAAATTCCGGTAAAGTGATTGAGTTGTAATATTTGGGATTAATTGAGATTGAAATGGAAAAGGTTATTGATATAAATTATTTTGAGCTTTTTACCGGTTATGCATTGATGCTTATTCCGGTGCTTGCTCTTTGGTATTACAAAACCGGACTGGTAAAAGATACAATAATTGCAACAGCAAGAATGACTGTTCAGCTTTTGCTTGTAGGTTTATATCTAGAATATATTTTTGAACTGAATAACGCCCTAATTAATGTCAGTTGGGTAATTGTTATGTCAATAATAGCTACATATACAATTATCCAAAGGAGCGGTTTAAAATTTAGATTGTTTTTTATTCCGGTTTTATTATCCGGTATTATAAGTATTGCTGTGACAGATACGTATTTTTTAGGCTTTGTCGTAAAAATAGACAATGTTTTTGATGCTCGTTATTTTATTCCGGTTACGGGAATGCTACTCGGAAACACAATTAGAAATGTAATTATTGCTCTTGATGCCTATTATAAAAGAATTGATGAAGAGGAAAATTTATATCGTTGGTACTTGGCAAACGGAGCAACCAAAAAAGAAGCTCTTTTACCTTTTATGCGCAATGCTCTAAAAACCGCATTTAATCCCATAATTGCAACAACGGCAATTATGGGTTTAATTTCTTTGCCGGGTATGATGACAGGGCAAATTTTGGGAGGAAGCAACCCAAATGTTGCGGTAAAGTATCAGATTATGCTGTTAATTACAATATTTTCTTCAGCGGTATTAAATGTTGTTTTAACAATAGTCTTTTCAAATCGCTTTGCTTTTGACGGTTTTGGCAATTTAAAGAAAGGGATTTTCAGACGCTAAGAATAAAACAGAACACAACAAGGTATAGTCAGGCACATACGATAAATGCCATATTTATACAAATAAATAAACAAGCTATGCATTTAGTGTAAAATTATTGTATGTTTGTCAAATATCACAAATAAAAACACTAATATGTACTTTAACTGGGAAAGAGAATATGAAACAGGAGTTGAAAAAATTGATTCTCAACACAAAAAATTAGTAGAAATGATAAATCAGTTATATAAAGATTTAGTAATAAACAATAATATTAATTCTCTGAACGAAGTTATAATGGATTTAAAAATATATACAATATTTCATTTCAGTACAGAGGAAAAATTATTTAAAAAATACAATTATCAAGGTGAAGATTATATTTCACACATAAAAAAGCATGAACAATTTAAAAAGAAGATTGCAGATTGCCTGGGAGACACAACATCTTCAAAAAAAGAACTTGCATATAATATTTCCGAATACCTTAAAAATTGGTTAATCCACCATATTCTTGATACAGATATGAAATTTGCAAGTTTTTTAAAGCAAAATAACTTTACGGAAATTACAACTAATGATAATTCCTAAACGTGCATTAAAAAACAGCCGACAATTTTTTTTTTCTTTATATTTTCTCGTTGTCAAATTAATATTCAGTTTTATCTTCTTTTCTTTCCCAGTCTTTAAACGCCTTTAAAGCTTCTTCTCTTGATATTTGAATGTTAGGGATTTTTCTTTTTTCGAACGGCAAAGCAATTTCTTCATATATAAAAGAATCATCAAAACCGATATCTTTTGCGTCTTTTTTTGTGTTTGCAAAATATAATTTATCAAGCCTTGCCCAGTAAATTGCACCGAAACACATAGGACAAGGCTCACAAGATGTATAAATTTCACAACCGGACAAATTAAATGTATTTAATTTATCGGCAGCTAATCTTATTACAGAAACTTCTGCATGTGCGGTCGGGTCATTGTTTTCAGTAACCTTATTACTTGCTTTAGCTATAATTTTACCATTTTTTACAATAATCGCACCGAAAGGCCCGCCTCCGTTTTTAACACTTTCTATTGACAGCTTAATTGCTTCTGCCATAAATTTCTCTTCCTTTTCCATCAGCATAAATTTTTACCAAAGATATAGAAAATATTTTTAGAATTTATACGGCAACAACTTCTTTAATTTCCGGAATTGCATTTTTTAAAGCATTTTCAACACCGAATTTTAATGTTTGAACACTCATCGGGCATGTTCCGCAAGCTCCGATTAAGCGAACATTAACGGTTAAATCATCAAGAAAATCAACAAATTCAATATCTCCTCCGTCTGCATTCAGGTATGGCCTTACAAGTTCAAGAACTTCGTTTATTCTTATTATATATTGTTTTTTTTCAGAATCACTCATTTTTTGGGTTGTCAGAATGAATATTTTATGTTGAACAACCCGCATTAGGGTCTATTTCAACTTTTTTTGTCGGATCTAATTTTGAGTTTCGTTCTTCAATTTTTTCTGCTACTTTTTTCGCTAATTCGGTAAATGCTTTTCCTGTAACGGAATTTTCATCAAGAGATACCGGCTTTCCTTCATCTCCCGACTCTCTTATACTTTGCACCAACGGAATTTGTCCGAGCAAAGGAATTTCCATTCGTTCAGCTAAATCTTTTAATCCGTCTTTTCCGAAAATATAATATTTGTTGTTCGGAAGTTCTTCCGGAGTAAACCAAGACATATTTTCAATGAAACCGATAACAGGAACCTCTATTTTTTCTGCTTTAAACATACTAACACCTCTGAGTGCATCTGCCAGTGCAACTTGTTGCGGTGTGCTGACAATTATGGCTGCGGTAACGGGCATTGCCTGCACAATTGTTAAATGGATATCTCCCGTTCCCGGAGGTAGATCCATTATAAAATAGTCTAAATCACCCCAGTCTGTATCTTTAACAAATTGATTTATGGCACTTGTAGCCATTGCACCTCTCCATATTAAAGCATCTTCGGGTTTAACAAAAAAGCCGATTGACAACATTTTAATGCCGTGTCCCTCAATAGGAATTATAACATCTTTGCCGTTTATTTTTTTTACTTCGGGGTGAGCACCTTCAACACCCAACATTTTAGGAATTGACGGCCCGTAAACATCTGCATCCAACAAACCAACTTTTGCTCCGCTTTTTGCTAAAGCAATTGCAAGATTAACCGAAACCGTTGATTTTCCTACACCGCCTTTTCCGGATGCAACAGCAAGGATATTTTTAACTCCGGGTAACACTTTTTGTTCGTCCGTTCTTCCGGCAGAAATCTTTTGAACTTTAATTTTCGGAACAGACTTAATATTTACAGAAATATCTTTTGAAAGTTTTTTGTTGATAAGCTTGATACAAGCCGACTCTATTGATTTCGTAAACGGATTACTTTTTGGCAAATCAACAGAAAATGATATTTTATTATCTTCTGAAACTAACGAGTTAATAGCATTTAAACTTATTAAATCTTTACCTGTTTCGGGGTCTTTAATTTCGGAAAGAACCGTCAGAACCTCTTCAATACTGTACTTCATTGTCTTGTGCTTAATAAATCTTAATAAAAATAAAGTGCAAATATATGAATTTAGATTGATTCTAAACAAGGCTTTTGTAAAATAAATTTTTCTTTTGGATTAAAAAGCATTATAAAACGCTATTCTGGTTGCCAAAAGTGTTTTTCAAAGTCAACAATTCTGTTGTTTTCAACTTTAATTCCTTCGTTTTCTAACAATTCCTTCATAGTGTCCATGTTTGCAAAATGTTTTTTTCCTGTCAGCAAACCGTTTCTGTTAACAACTCTGTGTGCAGGAACAGGGGGAATATGTAATTCTGATTTGTTTAAAGCCCACCCGACCATTCTGGCGGATTGTGCCGAACCTAAAAATCTTGCAATAGTGCCATAGCTGGTAATTTTTCCGAAAGGAATTTTGCGTGTTACGTTGAACACGTTTTCATAAAAGTTATTTTTCATTTTGGTTTTTTGGTGTTTGTTGTTTTATTTTATTAGTGTTTTTGTTTAAATAAAAAATCTTTTTC comes from Bacteroidales bacterium and encodes:
- a CDS encoding four helix bundle protein, coding for MHNLKELNIWKKGINLAVTIYKATDKFPTEEKYGLTSQMRRSSVSVPSNIAEGAGRNSDKEFNHFLGISNGSSYELQTQVIIASKLDYFDKETSDSLLENIDEIQKMSRGLQNKLKSNH
- a CDS encoding 3-hydroxyacyl-CoA dehydrogenase/enoyl-CoA hydratase family protein, coding for MARRIKKVAVLGSGVMGSGIACHLANIGLEVLLIDIVPRELTDAEKAKGLTLETKAVRNRIVNDALKASLKSKPTPIYRQEFAKRITTGNFDDDLKDISNCDWVIEVVIERLDIKQQVFANVEKYRKKGTLITTNTSGISIEQMLEGRSEDFQKHFCGTHFFNPPRYLKLFEIIPSTKTDPEVIEFLGDYARRFLGKTTVHAKDTPAFIANRIGTFSIMYLFNNVKNYGLNITEMDKLTGTIIGRAKSATFRTADIVGLDTLVHVANGIKDSTKDEGNEFFQIPDYVEKMLKEGWLGSKSKKGFSTKVMVDGKKTFPTLDFETMEYTVDARPKFKVFEKTKGVEDIGKRVKIFMADKDKVGEFMRDSFYALFWYSSNRIPEITDALYKIDDALNAGFGWKLGPFKTWDAVGVEETVKAMEEIGRKPAKWVYDMLDSGAKSFYKVEGGQKLYYDIPSKSYKVIPGSEDLISLDILRETNVVYTNEEATVFDIGDGVLNVEFHSKMNVIGGGTLQALNKAIDLAEADYKAVVISNEADHFSAGANVGMIFMMAVEQEWDELNYSVQMFQNTMMRLRYSSIPVIACPHGMALGGGCELSMHSDKVIAHAETYMGLVEFGVGVIPGGGGTKEFALRLGDEIKEGDIRNNAYLNRYLTIGQAKVSTSAYEAFDLGYLREGIDEVIVSDIDQLPYAKKVALQMVEKGYTQPAPRTNVKVLGKEVHGMYLVGADSFTVGGYMSEHDKLIAEKLGYVMAGGDISQPMTEVTEKYLLELERKAFIELCMQKKTLERMQSLITKGKILRN
- a CDS encoding MarR family winged helix-turn-helix transcriptional regulator, with the translated sequence MNLKDTIDFHIKGTWHSLTKMYNRIASQHDTSQTVAYILVNIDREGTPATQIAARLGMEPTSLSRVLKKMEDQDFIRKEVDLHDKRIMKIFLTNCGIEKRKFVKKILIDFNKKVFENVSKNDLKIFYKVIDTINNIAYQENPANIKQNKSNI
- a CDS encoding ATP-binding cassette domain-containing protein, whose protein sequence is MISISDLNINFKNEIVFKHFSLNVNKGEKIAVTGKSGKGKTTLLNLLAGFIPYFEGEIKIKGISLKPENISEIRKHIAWLPQDTFLNLKTAEELLYAPFEFLLNKEKKPSGKEILDIFNEFDLQEELLTKKIKEISGGQKQRIILASCLLLKKPLLLIDEPTSALDDKIKRKVTDFILNKKEITVIAATHDDYWIKNSGKVIEL
- a CDS encoding ABC transporter permease encodes the protein MEKVIDINYFELFTGYALMLIPVLALWYYKTGLVKDTIIATARMTVQLLLVGLYLEYIFELNNALINVSWVIVMSIIATYTIIQRSGLKFRLFFIPVLLSGIISIAVTDTYFLGFVVKIDNVFDARYFIPVTGMLLGNTIRNVIIALDAYYKRIDEEENLYRWYLANGATKKEALLPFMRNALKTAFNPIIATTAIMGLISLPGMMTGQILGGSNPNVAVKYQIMLLITIFSSAVLNVVLTIVFSNRFAFDGFGNLKKGIFRR
- a CDS encoding bacteriohemerythrin, which produces MYFNWEREYETGVEKIDSQHKKLVEMINQLYKDLVINNNINSLNEVIMDLKIYTIFHFSTEEKLFKKYNYQGEDYISHIKKHEQFKKKIADCLGDTTSSKKELAYNISEYLKNWLIHHILDTDMKFASFLKQNNFTEITTNDNS
- a CDS encoding nucleoside deaminase produces the protein MEKEEKFMAEAIKLSIESVKNGGGPFGAIIVKNGKIIAKASNKVTENNDPTAHAEVSVIRLAADKLNTFNLSGCEIYTSCEPCPMCFGAIYWARLDKLYFANTKKDAKDIGFDDSFIYEEIALPFEKRKIPNIQISREEALKAFKDWERKEDKTEY
- a CDS encoding NifU family protein is translated as MSDSEKKQYIIRINEVLELVRPYLNADGGDIEFVDFLDDLTVNVRLIGACGTCPMSVQTLKFGVENALKNAIPEIKEVVAV
- a CDS encoding Mrp/NBP35 family ATP-binding protein translates to MKYSIEEVLTVLSEIKDPETGKDLISLNAINSLVSEDNKISFSVDLPKSNPFTKSIESACIKLINKKLSKDISVNIKSVPKIKVQKISAGRTDEQKVLPGVKNILAVASGKGGVGKSTVSVNLAIALAKSGAKVGLLDADVYGPSIPKMLGVEGAHPEVKKINGKDVIIPIEGHGIKMLSIGFFVKPEDALIWRGAMATSAINQFVKDTDWGDLDYFIMDLPPGTGDIHLTIVQAMPVTAAIIVSTPQQVALADALRGVSMFKAEKIEVPVIGFIENMSWFTPEELPNNKYYIFGKDGLKDLAERMEIPLLGQIPLVQSIRESGDEGKPVSLDENSVTGKAFTELAKKVAEKIEERNSKLDPTKKVEIDPNAGCST
- a CDS encoding MGMT family protein yields the protein MKNNFYENVFNVTRKIPFGKITSYGTIARFLGSAQSARMVGWALNKSELHIPPVPAHRVVNRNGLLTGKKHFANMDTMKELLENEGIKVENNRIVDFEKHFWQPE